The Pseudomonas protegens genome contains the following window.
GGGGCTCAAGAGCGAACACTTCAAGGACGTCCTCGAACAGCGGCCCGATATCGGCTTTTTCGAGGTGCATGCCGAGAACTACATGGTGGCGGGCGGGCCCTTCCATCATTATCTGGGGTTGATCCGCGCAGACTATTCGCTGTCGCTGCACGGCGTCGGCCTGTCCATCGGTGGCGAAGGCCCCCTGGACAGCGAGCACCTGCGGCGCCTGGCGGTCTTGATCGAGCGCTATCAACCCCAGTCCTTTTCCGAACACCTGGCCTGGTCCAGCCATGGCCCGGTGTTTCTCAACGACTTGCTGCCCCTGGCCTACGATGTGCCGACCCTGCAGCGGGTCTGCGAACATATCGACCAACTGCAGAATCACCTGGGGCGCACCATGCTGCTGGAAAACCCCGCTACCTACCTGCAGTTCCAACGCTCGACCCTGGACGAGACGGACTTCATCCGCGAGGTGATCCAGCGCAGCGGTTGCGGCCTGCTGCTGGACGTCAACAACCTCTACGTTTCCTGCATCAACCACCAGCGCGATCCCCAGGCCTATCTGCAGGCACTGCCGCTGCACGCGGTGGGCGAGATTCACCTGGCCGGGTTCGCCGAAGACCAGGACAGCCTCGGCGACCGTCTGTTGATCGACGATCACGGCGCCCCGGTGGACCGGGAAGTCTGGGCCCTGTACCAGCAGGTGTTGGAACGGATCGGCCCCATGGCCACCCTGATCGAACGAGACAATCAGGTGCCGAGCCTGACCACCCTGCTGGGGGAGGCCGCTCAGGCACAGGCGCTGTTGCACCAGGCGCAGGTGCAGCCATGAGTAACCACGCCTGTTTTGCCCAGGCGCTACTGAGCGCCGAATCCACCTGCCCGGCGGGGCTTTGCAGCAGTAACGGCGCCAATCCGGCCAGCCGCTTCGCGGTCTATCGCAACAACGTGCAAGGCTCGCTGATCAACGCCCTCGCCGAGGCCTATCCGGTGGTGGCGCAACTGGTGGGACAGACATTCTTCAACGCCATGGCCCGTCTGTACGTGCAGGATTTCCCCCCGCACAGCCCGTTGCTCAACGACTACGGCCAGGACCTGGCGGACTTCATCCAGGGCTTCGCTCCGGCGGCGGCCCTGCCTTATCTGGCCGATATGGCGCGCCTGGAACGGCTGCGGGTCGAGGCTTATCACGCCGCCGACGCCGAACCTCTGCCACCGGCCCGGTTGCTGGCGGCAATGAACCAGCCCGATCGCCTCGGCCAGCTCTGCCTGCGGCTGCATCCGTCACTGCGCACCCTGCACTCGGCGTTCGCCGTCGTCAGCCTGTGGGCCGCTCACCAGAGCGACGCCGCCTGGCCAGCGTTCGACCTGCACCAGGGCCAGCACGCCCTGGTGCTGCGCAACGCTTTGGACGTCGAGGTGATTGCCGTGGACCTGGGCGCCATGACCTTTATCGACGCTCTGCGCAATCACTGGCCGCTGGAAGTCGCGGCGGCCTATGCCCTGGATGCCCAGGCCAGCTTCGACCTGGGCCAGTGCCTGGGCCTGCTGCTGGCCCACGGTGCCCTTATCGATCTGCAACCTCACCAGAAGGCTTGACCATGAACACCCAGACAAAAACGCCCATTAGCGGATTGCTGACTCAAATCATTCAAGGGTTCGAGCGCATTCCCTACAGCCTGATCGCCTTTATTGCGCGTTTTTCCATCGCCGCGGTGTTCTGGAAATCCGGCCAGACCAAGGTCGAGGGGCTGGCCATCGACCTGTTCGGCGGCACCTTCCAACTGGGCTGGCCACGTCTGGCGGACTCCACCATTCCCCTGTTCCAGAGCGAATACCACGTGCCACTGCTGAGCCCGGAAGTGGCGGCGCACCTGGCGGCCTTCGCCGAACACTTTTTCCCGGTACTGATCCTGCTGGGACTGGCCACGCGCTTTTCCGCCCTGGCGCTGCTGGGGATGACCCTGACCATCCAGCTCTTCGTCTACCCCGACGCCTACCCGACCCACGGCACCTGGGCGGCGATCCTGCTGCTGTTGATGGCCCGTGGCCCGGGCGTGTTTTCCCTCGACCACCTGCTGGCCCGGCATTTTCAACACCGCCCTCTGTAGCCGCTGCCGCAGGCTGCGAACAGGGCCATAGGCCCTCTAACCGATTCAAGTTCGCAACCCATTGGCCGCGACTACAGGCGATCCAGCGCCTCACCGCTGCGGCGGAACCAGTCCATCAGGTAATCGGCCAGCACCTGGGTACGCCTGGGCAGGCCGCCCTGATAGGGATGCACCAGGTACATCGGCATGCTGCGGGTCTGGTAGTCCCGCAACAGCCAGCGCAAGCGGCCATCGGCCAACTCGCTGTGCAGCACGTAGGACGGCAGCCGGGCGATTCCCGCCCCTACCAGGGCGGCCTTCTTCAGCAGGTTGTAGTGATTGCTGGCAAAAGGCCCGGAAACCCGCACCCGCAGCAGCTCATGGCGCTGGTGATACAGCCATTCCTCGCGCCCGCTGTAGTGGCTGTTGAGCAGGCAGCGGTGCTCGGCCAGCTCCGCGGGGGTCTGCGGCTCACCGTATTGCTCCAGATAGGCCGGGCTGGCGCAGGTCATTTCATGCCAGGCCAGCAGCGGCCGGGCCACCAGGCGCTGGTCACTGGCCACCTCGGAACGCACGGCCAGGTCAAACCCTTCCCGGTTCAGGTCGCGGTAGCTGTTGTTCAGGTCCAGCTCGATCTGCACCTGGGGATAGTGCCGGGAGAACTCCAGCAGCAGGCCGTCGAAAAAGGTTTCGCCCAGGGACACCGGCACCGTCAGGCGCACCGGCCCGGCCATGTCGTCCTTGAGCCGCGCCAGGGCCTGATGCGCGCGTTCGACTTGAGCCACCAGCGCCTGGGCCTGGGGCAGCAAGGCCGCGCCGGCAGCGGTCAGGTCCAGGCGCCGGGTGGTGCGTTGCAACAGCACCACGGCGTAGCGCGCCTCCAGGGCGCTGAGGCGCTTGGACAACTGGCCCTTGCTGCACCCCAGGCGCTGGGCCGCCAGGGTAAAGCTGCCCGCCTCCACCAGCACGGCAAACGCCGCCAGGTCATCCATCTCGCTCATGGATTGTTTCCATTTGAAAACCAAAGGTTGCCTATTAGCGCGTTAATCCATGGAAAAAACCACTCTAGACTGCAATCTCTTCCCCCCTTTTCGAGGAACAGCCCATGAAGATTCTCTTGATCGGTGCCAACGGCACCATTGGTTCGGCGGTTGACCGGGAACTGTCCCAGCGTCACGAGGTGATCCGGATTGGCCGTAGCAGCGGCGACTTTCAGGTGGACATCAGTGATGCCCAGTCGATTCGCGCCCTGTTCGAGAAGACCGGGCGCTTCGATGCGCTGGTCTGCGCCGCCGGCAACGTGACCTTCGCGCCCCTGGCGGACATGACCGCCGAGCACTTCAGCCTGGGCCTCAAGGACAAGCTGATGGGCCAGGTCAACCTGCTGCTGATCGGCCGCGAGTACGCCAACGACGGCGCCTCGTTCACCTTCACCACCGGCATCTTGAGCCACGACCCGATCCGCAGCGGGGCCTCGGCGGCCCTGGTCAATGGCGCCCTCGACAGCTTCGTGCGCGCCGCCGCCATCGAACTGCCGCGGGGCCTGCGGGTCAACTCGATCAGCCCCAACGTGCTGGTGGAAGCCATGGACAGCTACGCCCCGTACTTTCGTGGCTTCAAGCCGGTGCCGGCGGCCGACGTGGCCCTGGCCTACGCCAAGAGCGTGGAAGGCCTGCAGACTGGCCAGACCTATCGCGTCGGCTGATCCTGCTTGAGTGGGGCTGGCTTGTGTAGGAGCTGGCTTGCCAGCGAAGGCGTCCTCCCGAACCACACCAGACTCCAGGGCCTCTTCGCCGGCAAGCCGGCTCCTACGGTTGATGGCGCTGCTGCGTTCAGTCCGGGGTTGTGGTGATCGGGCGGGCTGCGTAACGTGTCGGCTTCCGCTTGGAGGCCCGATGATGCGCGCTGCCCGTTCACTGCTTTGTTTCGCCCTGTTGCCGCTGTTTGCCGGCTGCCAGATGCTGCCGATGTTCAACCCACAACCCCAGGCGCCGTCCATGGCCGGGCTGACCCGGATGCAGGGTGAACTCAGTGCGGCGGACGGCAAGTTGCTGTTCAAGCCCTGCACTGAAGATCGCCGCTATGCGGTCAGTGACGGCGGCGGCACCAGCGTGCTGCAAGAGGCCGCTACCCTGGCGGAGAAGCAGGGCAAGCTGTTCGCCGACCTGCGGGGCAAGTTCTCCGCCAGTGGCAGCAGCGACGGCCAACTGGACCTGCGCCAGCTGTACCGCGTCGAGCGTTCCGCCAGCGCCTGCGGCGACCCGAACTTCCAGCGTCTGATCCTGCGGGCCGGCAGCAAGAACCCGGCCTGGAACGTCGATGTCAGCGCCAAGGGCATGATGATCGAACGCGCCGGCCAGCCGACCCTGGCCCTGCCCTATCTGGAAGAACAGCTGGGCGACGGCCGTTTCAACCTCACCAGCGAAGCCAATCACCAGCGCGTGGAGCTCTGGGTGGCGCCGCAGCGCTGCGTCGACCCGGTGACCGGCAGCGTCCAGCACCTCAGTGCCGAGCTGCGGGTGGACGGTCAGGTGCAGCGCGGTTGCGGCTATTTCGGCGGCTCGCGCAACGACTGATTCGACGAGCAGCGGTTTTAGCCTCACGGCCAGGGAAGATTGCGGCTTATAATCGCCGGTTTGTGCAAAGCAAGCCGGCGCACTGTTGCGCACCGCCTACCCGGACCCTGTCATGTTACGAATCACCGAACTCAAGTTGCCGATCGACCATCCCGATGAAGACCTGCGCGCCGCCATCGTGCAGCGCCTGGGGATCGCCAGCGATGACCTGCTCGATTTCACCTTGTTCAAACGCAGCTACGATGCGCGCAAGAAGTCTTCCGAGCTGTGCTTCATCTACACCATCGACCTCAATGTGCGCGACGAAGCGCCGTTGCTGCTCAAGTTCGCCGACGACCGTAACGTCAACCCGGCGCCGGATGTCAGCTACAAGGTGGTGGGCCAGGCCCCGGCAGAGCTGAATGAGCGGCCGATCGTGGTGGGTTTCGGCCCTTGCGGGATCTTTGCCGGCCTGTTGCTGGCGCAGATGGGCTTCAAGCCGATCATCCTCGAGCGCGGCAAGGAAGTACGCCAGCGCACCAAGGACACCTGGGGCCTGTGGCGCAAGAGCGTGCTCAACCCCGAGTCCAACGTGCAGTTCGGCGAAGGCGGTGCCGGAACCTTCTCCGACGGCAAGCTCTACAGCCAGATCAAGGACCCGCAGCACCACGGTCGCAAGGTGCTCCACGAGTTCGTCAAGGCCGGCGCGCCGGACGAGATTCTCTACGTCAGCAAGCCGCACATCGGCACCTTCCGCCTGACCGGCGTGGTGGAAAACATGCGCCAGCAGATCATCGCCCTGGGCGGTGAAGTGCGCTTCGAGCAGCGGGTTACCGATGTGCTGATCGAAGACGGCCAACTGCAGGGCGTGGAACTGGCCAGCGGCGAACAGCTGCATTCCAAGCATGTAATCCTGGCCCTGGGCCACAGTGCCCGCGACACCTTCCGCATGCTCCACAGCCGTGGCGTGTACATGGAAGCCAAGCCGTTCTCGGTGGGTTTCCGCATAGAACACCCGCAATCGCTGATCGACAGCGCGCGCCTGGGCAAGTACGCCGGCCACCCGAAACTCGGCGCCGCCGACTACAAGCTGGTGCACCACGCCAAGAACGGTCGTTCGGTCTACAGCTTCTGCATGTGCCCCGGCGGCACCGTGGTCGCGGCCACCTCCGAGCCGAACCGGGTGGTGACCAACGGCATGAGCCAGTACTCGCGCAACGAGCGCAACGCCAACTCCGGCATCGTCGTGGGCATCACCCCGGAAGTGGATTACCCGGGCGGCCCGCTGGCGGGTATCGAGCTGCAGGAGCGCCTGGAGTCCCACGCCTTCGTCCTGGGCGGCAGCAACTACCAGGCCCCGGCGCAGCTGGTGGGCGATTTCATTGCCGGCAAGCCGACTACCGCCCTGGGCAGCGTCGAGCCGTCCTACAAGCCGGGGGTG
Protein-coding sequences here:
- a CDS encoding DUF692 domain-containing protein, with the protein product MNSALIHNTRHDIQACAPSLPPRAGLGLKSEHFKDVLEQRPDIGFFEVHAENYMVAGGPFHHYLGLIRADYSLSLHGVGLSIGGEGPLDSEHLRRLAVLIERYQPQSFSEHLAWSSHGPVFLNDLLPLAYDVPTLQRVCEHIDQLQNHLGRTMLLENPATYLQFQRSTLDETDFIREVIQRSGCGLLLDVNNLYVSCINHQRDPQAYLQALPLHAVGEIHLAGFAEDQDSLGDRLLIDDHGAPVDREVWALYQQVLERIGPMATLIERDNQVPSLTTLLGEAAQAQALLHQAQVQP
- a CDS encoding DNA-binding domain-containing protein, translated to MSNHACFAQALLSAESTCPAGLCSSNGANPASRFAVYRNNVQGSLINALAEAYPVVAQLVGQTFFNAMARLYVQDFPPHSPLLNDYGQDLADFIQGFAPAAALPYLADMARLERLRVEAYHAADAEPLPPARLLAAMNQPDRLGQLCLRLHPSLRTLHSAFAVVSLWAAHQSDAAWPAFDLHQGQHALVLRNALDVEVIAVDLGAMTFIDALRNHWPLEVAAAYALDAQASFDLGQCLGLLLAHGALIDLQPHQKA
- a CDS encoding DoxX family protein, which translates into the protein MNTQTKTPISGLLTQIIQGFERIPYSLIAFIARFSIAAVFWKSGQTKVEGLAIDLFGGTFQLGWPRLADSTIPLFQSEYHVPLLSPEVAAHLAAFAEHFFPVLILLGLATRFSALALLGMTLTIQLFVYPDAYPTHGTWAAILLLLMARGPGVFSLDHLLARHFQHRPL
- a CDS encoding LysR family transcriptional regulator, producing MSEMDDLAAFAVLVEAGSFTLAAQRLGCSKGQLSKRLSALEARYAVVLLQRTTRRLDLTAAGAALLPQAQALVAQVERAHQALARLKDDMAGPVRLTVPVSLGETFFDGLLLEFSRHYPQVQIELDLNNSYRDLNREGFDLAVRSEVASDQRLVARPLLAWHEMTCASPAYLEQYGEPQTPAELAEHRCLLNSHYSGREEWLYHQRHELLRVRVSGPFASNHYNLLKKAALVGAGIARLPSYVLHSELADGRLRWLLRDYQTRSMPMYLVHPYQGGLPRRTQVLADYLMDWFRRSGEALDRL
- a CDS encoding short chain dehydrogenase, producing the protein MKILLIGANGTIGSAVDRELSQRHEVIRIGRSSGDFQVDISDAQSIRALFEKTGRFDALVCAAGNVTFAPLADMTAEHFSLGLKDKLMGQVNLLLIGREYANDGASFTFTTGILSHDPIRSGASAALVNGALDSFVRAAAIELPRGLRVNSISPNVLVEAMDSYAPYFRGFKPVPAADVALAYAKSVEGLQTGQTYRVG
- a CDS encoding COG3650 family protein → MRAARSLLCFALLPLFAGCQMLPMFNPQPQAPSMAGLTRMQGELSAADGKLLFKPCTEDRRYAVSDGGGTSVLQEAATLAEKQGKLFADLRGKFSASGSSDGQLDLRQLYRVERSASACGDPNFQRLILRAGSKNPAWNVDVSAKGMMIERAGQPTLALPYLEEQLGDGRFNLTSEANHQRVELWVAPQRCVDPVTGSVQHLSAELRVDGQVQRGCGYFGGSRND
- a CDS encoding NAD(P)/FAD-dependent oxidoreductase; its protein translation is MLRITELKLPIDHPDEDLRAAIVQRLGIASDDLLDFTLFKRSYDARKKSSELCFIYTIDLNVRDEAPLLLKFADDRNVNPAPDVSYKVVGQAPAELNERPIVVGFGPCGIFAGLLLAQMGFKPIILERGKEVRQRTKDTWGLWRKSVLNPESNVQFGEGGAGTFSDGKLYSQIKDPQHHGRKVLHEFVKAGAPDEILYVSKPHIGTFRLTGVVENMRQQIIALGGEVRFEQRVTDVLIEDGQLQGVELASGEQLHSKHVILALGHSARDTFRMLHSRGVYMEAKPFSVGFRIEHPQSLIDSARLGKYAGHPKLGAADYKLVHHAKNGRSVYSFCMCPGGTVVAATSEPNRVVTNGMSQYSRNERNANSGIVVGITPEVDYPGGPLAGIELQERLESHAFVLGGSNYQAPAQLVGDFIAGKPTTALGSVEPSYKPGVSLGDLALALPDFAIEAIREALPAFERQIKGYSLHDAVLTGIETRTSSPLRITRDASMQSLNVKGLYPAGEGAGYAGGILSAGVDGIRIAEAVARDILGIQA